In the Triticum aestivum cultivar Chinese Spring chromosome 2B, IWGSC CS RefSeq v2.1, whole genome shotgun sequence genome, gtgattgtaagattacctcggatgaaaaataacttattctgcatcctgggAATTTTCTCATAGCAAAAAATTGTGCCATTTATGTGCTAAACCATTATTAACTAAATATGTCACAAATCGGTTGATCATCATAACAACTCCTAAGCAGATCACAGCTGTTAGAGCTATGTAACTGTACATAGGAATATAATTGTTGGATCACATAACCGTACAATTCATATTCAGTGAATAATTAAACTTCATTAAAAAAGATAAAAGTATACTTTGCGTCCCTCAATTCTAGACAgagtctagatttggtccctcaacttcAAAACCTAACAACTTGCATCCTTAACTTTTGAAACCGGACAAGATTCATCTCTGGTCATggttttgaccggttttggtgcTGTCCTACCCCGGTTTTGACCGTTCCAACTCAAATTTGCCTACCTTTTCCAAGCCCACGTAATGTTTTTAAATTCGGTtactttttcaaatacatgaaccTTTTTAAAATTTGTGTACTTTTTAAAATCTGCGTACTTTTTCCAACTTCATGTACTTTTTCAAATATGCGTATTTTTTAAAGTTCATTTATTTTTTAAAGTTCATTTAATGTTTTAAATTGATGTACCTTTTCATATTCGAGTACATTTTTTTtgaaagagttcatgaatttgaaaaatttatgcgaacttgaaaaaagtacgcggatatggacttcttttgcccaaaaatatgtggatttcaaaaattatttcaacttgaAACAAGCACGTGAATTTCATACAAAGTTCATGGATTATAAAAGgaacacaaatttaaaaaaaaatgcgGACTTTGAAAAGCATGTGGATTTCAAATAAGTATGCGATTTCAAAAAGAGTTCATGGCTTTGCAAAATACTTGGATTTGATAAACTACACAAACTTGGGAAAAATATGGGGATTTGAAAAAAGTACATAAATGTTAAAaaatcacggatttgaaaaaagtacgCGAATTTCAGAATAGTTCGCTGATTTGAGAAAAGTatgtttatttttgaaaaaaaaagtacgCGAATTTCAGAATAGTTCGCTGATTTGAAAAAAATatgtttattttttacaaaaaataCGCGACCCTGAAAAACCTACGCAGAGTTGAAAAGTGTATGTGGATTTCAAAACTTCACAGGTATAAAAATTACTGGAATATGAGTGAGCACCAGTCAAAACAGGGGTGAGTCAAcaccaaaaccggtcaaaaccgAGTCCAGGGACTAATCTTGTCCAGTTTCGGTTGTTGggggtgcaagttgtccggtttggaagttgagggaccaaatctagacttcaccaagagttgagggacgaaaagtatacttttctcttaAAAAATATATAATAGACCAAAATTACATTATTATTTGAGTACACACATACCATTATGACGTTATAATCCAGTTCATTGCATTATCTAAATGGGTAAAATTATAAAACATTTAAGATCATAATAGTATTTGTTAAAAGTATCATAATGAAAATTATGGGGTTTAAAGATATTGTAAGGAAACTCTCCTCGGTTCATATCCTAACATGCACAAAAACAATTGTATTGAACATATATTAATCCGAGTGAACGTGAAGACAAGGGTGTCGTTTGTACTATAAAATTATGAAACAATATCTAGGAAATTACAATTTCATACATATGCCGATATGCATACTGTTAAATTGATTTGCATAATCCTAATGGCAGTGACATCTTATTGTGACAACTTAAAGATTAATTTTATCATTATCGCCATTCAAACTCGCTATAAATAAAATACTATATTAAATATGTGCGCTACATAATTCCTATGATAAAACATTACGTATATGAAACAAGAAAGCATGCACCCAATGTTATCTAAGTTTGACATTCAATATGTCTAAAATATATATAGATTCATAAGGTCACAATTGTCTGATTATATTCGTCCAATTCTCTCATTAATACTACAATTTAATTATTGTTTATTATACGCATGCAAAAGTATTGATAAAAAAATCCATATTAGAAACTTAGCAAGTAATAAAATTTATCTTATTTGGAATAGTGGAAGTACTATTGTTTCAACGTACAAAACTTGCCAATGTAGACATATCAATAATAGTTATGCTCATGTTCATTCTACAAAGCAATTTGGGAAACCTATCTAATGTCATGTACTCACTCCGTcacaaaataagtgtcgctgatttagtacaaagtatATAGTTCAAAAATTAATTCTTGATATTTTGCGCTATTCATGTAGTACTGTAATTTCATGTGATGCCACTTACAAAGGGTAGACTGAATCACAGGTTGAACTTTAGTTTGCATATCTGAAAGAACTATTCTTACCagtatatttaaaaaaaattaaagacCTACGTGCCCTACCCCGTGAACTGATGGGGTTGGAGTACATTTCTCCTTGACACTCCCCCCTTATAGATGTCACAATGAACCGATCATGCATATCACAGGCCTATGTGCTAGTTTCCCAAAATAAAGATAGTACATCATAATGCCAGTCCTTGAAATTGGTTTGTGAGGTCACTAGCCCAACAACTCATAAAAGTTATAGTTGAAACTCCAGTGGTTCGAACAAAGAATTGCCAGTTGCCAGCTTGGTTGCCACTTGTGCGCTTCACCATGTTGGGGGTGGAGATGATTCACGTTGTCAGCTTACCATTGGAGATGATCCACACTGTCAGTTTACCATCGGGAGCTAGATAAACATAATTGATTGATGCTTAATCAATTTTGTCCATGAATTCCAGCTTGAAGAAAACACTACAATCTCTAGTAAGAAATACACTAACCGATCCACACAATTTTGCTCCATCCTCTACATTCTACATGGATATATAAATTTTGGAGCTCAAATTTCAAAATTTCACTGATAGGTTACCTTAGCGGTTAATATTCATTTGTAGTTCAAGACACTTGTTCTATGTTCATTTATCCATCTACAAGATCTATGCATATGTGGGATCATCGTGGATTGGTCATAATTCCGGTTCTGGAAGAATTTCTAGCCAACTTGAAGCTTTTTAACCACATATCATCACTTATCTACATAAATAGTAATATTTATTTCTTTGCACATATACATGGCTGTCAGATGGCAAACACATGAATACATTATTCATTTTATTCCCGTTTGTTTTTATGCAGGTGGTTCTACAATTTGTCTACTTGGGTATCGGAACAACAATCGTCTCCTTTCTTCGTGAGCACGAGCACACTTTGTACACCTATACATATGCGTTTCTGTCACCTGCCTTGATACTAGCTAGTTGTTGGCATGTTTGAGAAGATGGCAGTTAATGCACATGCATGCTTATTTTTTCAATATGCAAGTTAGTATCATCATGCCGTGAATTCCAGCTCATGTTGCTAAAGTTCTTATCCAGGGAGGATAGCAAACCTTTTGCATATAGGATAAACAATGTTTATATGTTCTTTTATTTCAACAGAATGAAATTATATTTGAAATCACGACGACATTTTTTGCTCATGTAACACATTCAATATAAATATTTTGATCATATGTAAACCAAAGTGTTGATCATCCCAAGCCAACTTGTTGTCTATGCAGAGGTGTCATGTTGGACACTTACCGGTGAAAGGCAAGCGACACGCATTCGATCTCTATACCTCAAAGCTGTGTTGAGACAGGATATATCATTCTTTGACCTAGAAATGACAACTGGGCAGATCGTTTCGAGAATGTCCGGTGATACTGTCCTAGTTCAGGATGCTATTGGTGAGAAGGTAAGGAATTTCTCCAAGTACAATGAAGAACATGTAAGAAAAAAATTGTATTCATTATATTCCTAATCTTATTGAAATTAACATAGACATGCATTCTAAACTCTTCAGGTCGGCAAGTTTCAATCACTTGTGGCTACTTTCGTTGGTGGTTTCATTGTAGGTTTCGTGAAAGGATGGCTTCTATCTCTTGTCATGTTGGCAGCCATACCTCCAGTTGTACTTACTGGAGCAGTAGTGGCAAAAGTGTTGTCCAAAATATCAAGCAGACGTCAAGCATCATACAGTGCTGCGGGTAATGTCGTCGAACAGACAATTAGCGCTATAAAAACAGTAAGTTTAGTTGACAAAACAAGTTTTGAATAATGGCTATTATAAATGAGTTTATGTGCACTCTCTAATTTATATGACGGCTATATATGCAAATAGGTTGTTTCTTTCAATGGGGAGAAGCAGGCCATCACAACATACAATAAACTAATACACAAATCATACAAGACCGCTGTTGAGGAAGGACTTACTAATGGCTTTGGCATGGGTTCTGCTTTCTTTGCACTCTTCTCTAGCTATGGTTTAGCCATCTGGTACGGTGGAAAGTTGGCTCTTACAAAAGGATACACAGGAGGACAAGTCATCACAGTCATATTGTCTATCATTATTGGGGCAGCGTCAGTCTTTACTCATACTTTGAATTAGAATTCATATCTTCCATATCACATTACAGAAAGTGATATCAACTATTTTTTGCAGGACTTTAGGTAATGCAGCCCCATGTATGACTGCCTTTGTAGAAGGACAATTAGCAGCACACCGACTGTTCACAACAATAAGGAGAAAACCAAAAATCGATCCTGATGACAATAATGGTAAGCAATTGGAAGATATGAGGGGAGAAGTTGAGCTGAAGGATGTGTATTTTAGCTATCCAGCAAGGCCTGAGCAACTGATATTTGATGGATTCTCACTTCTCGTGCCTAGTGGCACTACAATGGCTATAGTTGGGGAGAGTGGGAGTGGGAAGTCAACTGTGGTTAGTCTTGTAGAGAGATTCTATGATCCACATGATGGTGAGGTTTTAATTGATGGGATCAATATCAAGAGTTTACAGCTTGATTCAATAAGAGGGAAAATTGGTCTTGTTAGCCAAGAGCCAGTGCTATTTATGACCTCAATTAAAGACAACATAACATATGGCAAGGAAGATGCAACAATTGAGGAGATCAAGAGAGCAGCTGAGCTCGCCAATGCAGCAATTTTCATCGATAAGTTGCCCAACGTGTGTGATAAAACATCATGTAATCCAGATTTATTCCATTTGAGTTGAGTTCTGATATTTACATTTATCTCATACCAGGGTTATGACACAATGGTTGGCCAACGTGGTGCTCAACTTTCAGGGGGGCAAAAGCAAAGAATTGCAATTGCGAGAGCAATCATTAAAAACCCCAAAATACTTCTGTTAGATGAGGCTACTAGCGCATTAGACGTGGAGTCAGAGAGGATAGTTCAGGAGGCATTGGATAGAATAATGGTGGACAGAACTACGCTCGTGGTGGCACATCGTCTAACTACTGTGAGAAATGCTGATTGCATATCAGTTGTTCAACACGGAAAGATAGTTGAACAAGGTCAATATTTCGTTTCTATCACCCATTTTTTACCAATAACCTATTTTTCACATCTTAATTAGATTTTTCAATTTCATGCATATAGGTTCCCATGATGAATTGGTGCTAAACTTGGATGGTGCGTACTCTCAACTTGTTCTGCTACAAGAAAGTCATAAAGAGCATAAAATAGACCATCGATTGTCTACTCCAAGGTCTAAAAGTAAAAGCTTGTCAATGAAGCGGTCAATTAGTGGTTCAATAGGCAATAGTAGTGGGCATTCTTTCACCCTCCCCTTTGGGCTACCTAGCGCAATTGAATTTCCTGGAGGAAATGAAACACTTGGGCAAAATCAGGAAGAGCTGAATGGTGATGGCGAGGTCCGAAAGAAAGCTCCTATGGTACAACTAGCACTTCTTAACAAGCCAGAGGTACCTATTCTTCTGTTAGGATCTCTAGCCGCAGCAGTCCATGGAGTGCTTTTCCCAGTGTTTGGTTTAATACTTTCGGGTGCCATTAAAGCTTTCTATGAGCAACCAGATAAACTCAGAAAGGATACTAGTTTTTGGGGTCTGATGTGTGTTGTCATGGGTATCATATCAATAATCTCAATACCAGTAGAGTTCTCCTTGTTTGGACTAGCTGGTGGCAAGCTTATAGAACGCATCCGAGCTTTGTCATTTCAAAGCATTGTGCACCAAGAAGTTGCTTGGTTTGATGATCCGAGAAATTCCAGGTGTGTTACATATTTTCTCTTTGTTTGTTCTTATAAATAGTATGAACTTTACTACCAGTCACTGTATATAATCGCTAAATTACGTCTTACAGCGGAGCACTTGGTGCAAGACTGTCAATTGATTCTTCAAATGTCCGACGTTTAGTGGGAGATAACTTGTCTTTAATGGTTCAGATTATCTCAAATCTAGTTACGGGAGTTGTCATTGCTATCATTGCTGACTGGAAGCTTGCTTTGATTATCATATGCGTGATTCCACTTACTGGTATTCAAGGTTATGCTAATGTGAAGTTCTTGACTGGTTTCAGTCAAGATGCTAAGGTAATTCATTAAACAAAGTTCTTGGGATGTTCCTCAAATTATATGACATTTTGAGAATAATGCCCTAAAACTAGATGCTACACCCTATAGTTAGATATATTTTTCTTTGGGCATAGGCGTTGTATCCAAAGTACATAATTTACCACTAATTTCGGTATTATAGGCATAAAAAGTGAAGAAAACTATACACTTTGGAAATTCCTTGTGAGAAAAATTTATGTATATCATTTAGCTAAAATAAATTTAAAGATATTAGTTGCCAATGTTCCAAAACTTGCTCCAAAAAACGACTTTTGGAGATCCGGAGCGAGTAATGATGCAGTGCATGCATAGCTTGTACTGTCAATCTAGAACTACTAGCTCATTACCCATGATTTTGATGGATTATTTCAGTCAGGGTCCTCAGCTTTCCCATATTCATATATCTCACACGCTATTGTGTACATCTGAGTTCCTTCTTGGCCAGTGTCACGACTTAGTGTTCTTGCTCTCCTTAAAATATTACACCATGTCCTCAACCATAGTCACATACTGTCATTGTTCTATCTCATATTTGGTATGATATATATCTGATATAAATTTTGAAGGAGGTGGCGAACttaatttttttataaaatgttCGCCACCTCCTTCAAAATTTATACTGGATATAGATTTTATGCTTAATTTTTATCCTTAAAACATTACACCATGTCCTCAACCATAGTCACATAGTGTCATTGCTACTTGCTTCGTTGTGATTACTTATTTGTTAGAGATTTTTACTAAGGTGAAAAAGGAAAGAGGAATAGGTGGAAGACCTATAGACAGATCCATTTATATAACAGTAACTGATTAAATTTACGAATTGCAGTCATTTTTCTTACTTCATCAAGCATAGTATGAATCGGCACTTTAGATAACTGTTTTTCATTTTCTTAACACCTTTTGAGTTTGTGATAATGGATTTCTCATCAGATGATGAATGAAGATGCAAGTCAAGTGGCCACAGATGCAGTTAGTAGTATAAGGACTGTAGCTTCTTTTTGTTCTGAAAAAAGAATTACAAGAATATATGAGCAGAAATGTGAAGCCTCAAAGAATCAAGGATTCAAAACAGGAATAGCCGGGGGCATTGGATTTGGTTTTTCATTCCTGATGTTGTACCTTACATACGgtctttgtttctatgttggaggGCAATTCGTGCGCCATGGCAAATCAAATTTTGGTGATGTTTTTGAGGTACAAATATGCACTATTTCAGCAGTAAAGTTTCTGGTTGAGGATCCTCTTCTTAGTATTTTTTTATCTTAATTCCCTCCATGATTAACCACTTTCATGAGGTCATTTCACATAGTAAGGCATACTTTGCAGGTTTTCTTCGCACTGATGTTAGCAACTTTGGGAGTATCTCAAACAAGTGCAATGGCATCCGATTCAAAAAAAGCAAAGGATTCAGCTATCTCCATATTTGCTTTGCTGGACCGGAAGTCTGAAATCGACTCAAGTAGCAATGAGGGTTTGACTTTAGACGAGGTCAAGGGCAATATCGATTTTCGACATGTCAGCTTCAACTACCCAACACGCCCAGATGTTGTAATATTTAACAACTTTACCCTGCACATTCCCTATGGAAAGGTTAGCCTACTTCTCGTATACTCATCACATTGTTATATCTTGTACAATCATGTACTTGGTGTCTTATGTTTGTTATGGTCCTATATAGACTATTGCACTCGTTGGAGAGAGTGGTTGTGGCAAGTCAACTGTAATCTCTCTGCTGGAGAGATTCTACAATCCTGATTCAGGTACCATTTTATTGGATGGAGTGGAAATCAAGAGCTTGAACATCAACTGGTTGAGGAAGCAAACTGGACTAGTGAGCCAAGAGCCTGTACTCTTCAATGACACAATTCGTGCCAACATAGCCTACGGAAAGGATGAGGAAGTCAGTGAGGAGGAGCTCATTGCAGCGGCGAAGGCATCCAATGCGCACGAGTTCATATCAAGCCTTCCTCAAGGATACGAAACATCTGTTGGGGAGAGAGGGATACAACTATCCGGTGGCCAGAAGCAGCGGGTGGCTATCGCAAGGGCCATACTGAAAGACCCGAAGATACTACTACTTGACGAGGCGACCAGCGCCCTGGATGCTGAATCTGAGCGGATCGTGCAGAATGCCTTGGATCATGTGATGGTTGGCAGGACCACGGTTGCCATGGCGCACCGCCTCTCGACGATCAAAGGCGCCGATGTCATTGCAGTCCTCAAGGATGGTGCAATTGTGGAGAAAGGGGGACACGAGTCCCTGATGATCATCAAAGATGGGGTGTACGCTTCACTAGTTGAACTTCGCTCGGCTCACCATGAAAATGCCTAGTAAACGTACGCGGTACACCATGCCCAATTTGCTGTATCTAGCAGTCTAAGTCTATTTGATGTAAGTTTGCTCGCATTTAAAAGGAGATTCTGCTTCTGCTTTAGATTTTGATTCTGGTTCTGAAACGTACATTTCCTGCTATGTGTAGAGCAGTGTAGTTTTGTGCTGTAATAactatagaaataattgaagatcgCCCCTTCAGAAATTATTGTATGGAGATGTCTGTAGCTCTTGTTTTTCTGGCTAAAATCTATCTACTGTTGAGGAATTGATCTTACATACAGTGCAAGCAACAAAAAAGTTGTACGGAGCCATGGTGCAGCCGAACCCATGCTGAACACTCTACATCCTCTCACACCATCTATTGGGATTTGTGTCCGGCGAACATCAAAACTCATGGCGGGAGTCATTAACTGTTGTTTAATAGACTACTAGCATTGCCAATAAAGTCATTGTAAAAGGAAAACAATAAGAAAGAGCAAAAACGACAAGTGAACACTCTGCGTGCTCCATGTTATGGGTCTGGCCCATGCACCGATGCTGTAGAGGTGAGCGAGTCGTACAGCTCGCCTCTAGTGAGTTATAGACGTTCTTGAAATCTGCACAaccctcccctccaatacttgtTGTACACGTCTTGGTTTTGACCTTTTTTCCGAAAATTCAGGTGACACCCACCAGGTCGGAAGTTAAAAAAGAACTGGTTGGCGGTGCTAGCCCAGGCCCAACTTATTTCTTAGTGTCTCTGGTAAGAGCCCTGGGTCGAAGAAGGTAATGGAGCTCAAGCGTGAAGGGTCCAAACTATATATTTTCTCTATTCTTCTTTCTTACAGTTTTCCTTTTTGTTCCTCATGTCTGTTAATACTACTAACAATCTCTAGATCTCATGGAGTAGTCACTTTTCACTCAGTTACAAGAATTGTGTACCTATTGAAGGATATACGCAACAAGAAAAGATCTCCTTCAGAAGCGCTAACTGCCGACAGATGGACGATGTCGTGAAAAAAAACCTATCCATGCAACACAGGGTGCCGGCGCTAGATATGTCTTaaatgtatctgtaatttttgcttgttcatgctataattatattattTTGGCATAGTTTTAGAATCAAAGTTTGTTATTTTTTTGGAATGACCTATCAATTCAATGGCTACTATGAGTTGTTTTTCTTTTGTTGCTATTTTTggaattttcaagaaaataaattTTACAGAACTTAGAAAAATCCTTTACAAATCAGAAAATATTTTGAGTCGGGGAGCTTCCGGAGGCA is a window encoding:
- the LOC123039876 gene encoding ABC transporter B family member 11, whose protein sequence is MDTAAVAAEGEEESVGQQEKVSFMGLFRYADGTDLLLMLVGTVAALANGVSQPLMTIIFGDTLNAFGDATGDDVLQRVNKVVLQFVYLGIGTTIVSFLQVSCWTLTGERQATRIRSLYLKAVLRQDISFFDLEMTTGQIVSRMSGDTVLVQDAIGEKVGKFQSLVATFVGGFIVGFVKGWLLSLVMLAAIPPVVLTGAVVAKVLSKISSRRQASYSAAGNVVEQTISAIKTVVSFNGEKQAITTYNKLIHKSYKTAVEEGLTNGFGMGSAFFALFSSYGLAIWYGGKLALTKGYTGGQVITVILSIIIGAATLGNAAPCMTAFVEGQLAAHRLFTTIRRKPKIDPDDNNGKQLEDMRGEVELKDVYFSYPARPEQLIFDGFSLLVPSGTTMAIVGESGSGKSTVVSLVERFYDPHDGEVLIDGINIKSLQLDSIRGKIGLVSQEPVLFMTSIKDNITYGKEDATIEEIKRAAELANAAIFIDKLPNGYDTMVGQRGAQLSGGQKQRIAIARAIIKNPKILLLDEATSALDVESERIVQEALDRIMVDRTTLVVAHRLTTVRNADCISVVQHGKIVEQGSHDELVLNLDGAYSQLVLLQESHKEHKIDHRLSTPRSKSKSLSMKRSISGSIGNSSGHSFTLPFGLPSAIEFPGGNETLGQNQEELNGDGEVRKKAPMVQLALLNKPEVPILLLGSLAAAVHGVLFPVFGLILSGAIKAFYEQPDKLRKDTSFWGLMCVVMGIISIISIPVEFSLFGLAGGKLIERIRALSFQSIVHQEVAWFDDPRNSSGALGARLSIDSSNVRRLVGDNLSLMVQIISNLVTGVVIAIIADWKLALIIICVIPLTGIQGYANVKFLTGFSQDAKMMNEDASQVATDAVSSIRTVASFCSEKRITRIYEQKCEASKNQGFKTGIAGGIGFGFSFLMLYLTYGLCFYVGGQFVRHGKSNFGDVFEVFFALMLATLGVSQTSAMASDSKKAKDSAISIFALLDRKSEIDSSSNEGLTLDEVKGNIDFRHVSFNYPTRPDVVIFNNFTLHIPYGKTIALVGESGCGKSTVISLLERFYNPDSGTILLDGVEIKSLNINWLRKQTGLVSQEPVLFNDTIRANIAYGKDEEVSEEELIAAAKASNAHEFISSLPQGYETSVGERGIQLSGGQKQRVAIARAILKDPKILLLDEATSALDAESERIVQNALDHVMVGRTTVAMAHRLSTIKGADVIAVLKDGAIVEKGGHESLMIIKDGVYASLVELRSAHHENA